The segment TCTGGCGTCGGAACTGCGCCTGCCCTCGTGGCAGGCGGGCTGGGGAATCGGCCGCCGCGACGCCATGTCCCGGGAATCCACAACTCCAAAGGCCGCCCCGTGAACCAGAATGGCGTAAAGAAGATCGGTTTCCTGTCCTTTGGCCATTGGTCGGACGAGCGCGCCTCGCAGACCCGCAGCGCCCAGGACGTGCTGCTGCAATCCATCGACCTGGCCCAGGGCGCCGAGGAACTGGGCGCGGACGGCGCCTATTTCCGCGTGCATCATTTCGCCCGCCAGCTCGCCTCGCCCTTCCCGCTGCTGGCGGCGGTCGGCGCGCGCACGAAACGCATCGAGATCGGCACCGCCGTCATCGACATGCGCTATGAAAACCCCTTTTACATGACCGAAGATGCCGGCGCCGCCGATCTGATCGCGCAGGGGCGGCTGCAACTCGGCATCTCGCGCGGCTCGCCCGAACAGGTGATCGAGGGCTGGCGCTATTTCGGCTATCGCCCGGCCGAAGGCGAAAGCGATGCCGACATGGCCCGCCGTCATGCCGAGGTGCTGCTGCAGCTTCTTGAGGGACAGGGCTTCGCGCCGCCGAACCCGCGGCCGATGTTCCCGAACCCGCCGGGCCTCTTGCGGCTCGAGCCGCATTCGCCCGGGCTGCGCGACCGCATCTGGTGGGGCGCGGCCTCGAACGCCACGGCGCAATGGGCGGCGCGGCTGGGCATGAACCTGCAAAGCTCGACGCTGAAGGATGACGAGAACGGCAAGCCCTTCCACGTCCAGCAGGCCGAGCAGATCCGCGCCTATCGCGAGGCCTGGGCGGCGGCCGGGCACAAGCGCACGCCCCGCGTCTCGGTCAGCCGTTCGATCTTCGCGCTGATGGATGATCGCGACCGGATGTATTTCGGCCGCGGCGGCAAGGAAAGCGACCAGATCGGCTTCATCGAGGAGACCCGCGCGATCTTCGGCCGCGGCTATGCGGCCGAGCCCGAGCGGCTGATCGAGGAGC is part of the Paracoccus sp. TOH genome and harbors:
- a CDS encoding LLM class flavin-dependent oxidoreductase; this encodes MNQNGVKKIGFLSFGHWSDERASQTRSAQDVLLQSIDLAQGAEELGADGAYFRVHHFARQLASPFPLLAAVGARTKRIEIGTAVIDMRYENPFYMTEDAGAADLIAQGRLQLGISRGSPEQVIEGWRYFGYRPAEGESDADMARRHAEVLLQLLEGQGFAPPNPRPMFPNPPGLLRLEPHSPGLRDRIWWGAASNATAQWAARLGMNLQSSTLKDDENGKPFHVQQAEQIRAYREAWAAAGHKRTPRVSVSRSIFALMDDRDRMYFGRGGKESDQIGFIEETRAIFGRGYAAEPERLIEELRGDEGIAEADTLLLTVPNQLGVDYNLHVIEAILKHVAPALGWR